From one Pirellulales bacterium genomic stretch:
- a CDS encoding exo-alpha-sialidase has product MRHGIEGRTLRPQKRPLKRCVFEVLEPRCLLALTVTNVNDSGPGSLRQAILDANGLAGSTQTITFAVPSGPQTIDLLSPLPTSTIPLVVQLDATQNVTVDSPSGGDQNNLGALTKIGAGTFTVSGANNLTGNLQVDDGSLRLDAAGTPVGSSQPFGPVQGVDGEPLAELWPYGGMVPNGNAFARGPVLFTTQAGTVLAMAGYQASSQDSTGNNDIFVRRSMDNGETFGAASIITPPQLAGDAARLASWGGTSWIVGSPDIVQRQDGTIYLFYFQTRNGGVQAVDQRQYVYRYMTSKDDGQTWSKPIDITPTTYFAGNQNVASITSVSDPNPGIVRLGLTFKTSIGSLPYARALVTITGLANDPMGLNGHSYWLSKVISNNTGGAAVVELAGTPAWQDGTTLNPSSIVTPQSVWLGTVGGGEPILRSNRIVIPLYYRYDTGGSGVEPFVGCIYSDDGVTFSQGKLTDETQAAVFGGGGQTAGLLEPHFTELTADNHLYISCNTKGSFHGHMTSTNGGQTWTAGLDDGTNGSTMLKAASTPAQVVALGGGVYVMVMPNNANRVRLTAFLSTDECVTWSKEIPLFTGTAWYSDLCLAGGNILCAYERGHTDTDFNWQGIPGATIGQIGLVRFNLAALMAGITEQVVYDFNELPAGENAWSGSASIVDYGTGDHRATTTGKPIYTAAPLGNGQSALTFHNGDYLLLANQVDPTFDPDYLTTDSGDVTFEFDYTIASHGYGVLLGGNSGVGTGTKGIVVVVNPNGTVSMTVDDGTHHAAITSTIDATNDGVYHRVVCQRDTATGRLRMWTYRSDGSLTETVTSVVDPTTVAPDSLLNSTDPVYLCRYGNTTAGSMTQNITFDLFRYTKKALAIGNFAPIPSVAPAPEQFPAPGATTPDTVAPSNLKLWLLDSRGGYSVRTNRGSSPTPTSAPIGYGADYLLDGSGHGYFTSYAAIPFWRGVDPSVGDYWTVPGSLVPTSLDNGTIGQFDFISRFSSAWTIAGMFRFPSANIATGQIVLSNIDGSGRGFTLGTSYVGTRRFFLNVGNERGSFVSQVTYTIGNGQYSADTWYYFAIEFNGNGGTGNNGSQGLSAYLIPLTGGPLALSDVTGNKSANLASGVITGNTTAAAIGSTAALTIAGGANSESLVSNLCVWNTALTDANILALANNTAGKLTATIDGSGTLVLTGPDSPMAGGSGGLNILNTSSAAAGLLVSGTNQIVGGVDGTGNLVVSAGGSLTANHIIQGALVIGGTAANSARVTIAASDTSGNPLVAATTVSADPVNGGATAFAPPSIPLLYQSMVDGMGATARLTDTETSGPSAGTLGSQADHGAAGIALAYAPVEEMIGQYPTPKPDFSPSGPAPNSGPLVSPLSNAIFSVHRESAGFFVADDAGTSRSLGYAAALDTILAETDSWLTADDSALGLLAEAMRRRQFALHPFDIRSDRR; this is encoded by the coding sequence TTGCGACACGGAATCGAGGGGCGCACTCTGCGCCCGCAGAAGCGTCCGCTGAAGCGATGTGTTTTCGAGGTGCTCGAGCCGCGGTGCCTTTTGGCGTTGACCGTGACCAACGTTAACGACAGCGGCCCTGGATCCCTGCGGCAAGCGATCTTGGACGCCAACGGCCTTGCGGGTTCCACGCAGACGATCACCTTTGCGGTCCCGTCAGGACCACAAACGATCGATCTGCTTTCGCCGCTTCCTACTTCGACCATTCCGCTCGTAGTGCAGCTCGATGCCACACAAAATGTGACCGTGGATTCGCCTTCCGGAGGCGACCAGAACAACCTTGGCGCCCTGACCAAGATCGGCGCTGGCACATTCACCGTCAGCGGCGCGAACAATTTGACGGGCAATCTGCAAGTGGACGATGGTTCGCTGCGGCTCGACGCCGCGGGCACGCCGGTGGGTAGTTCCCAGCCTTTCGGTCCTGTTCAAGGCGTCGATGGTGAGCCGCTCGCCGAACTCTGGCCTTACGGGGGCATGGTTCCCAACGGCAATGCGTTCGCCCGCGGCCCGGTTCTCTTCACGACGCAGGCAGGGACGGTCCTGGCTATGGCTGGTTATCAAGCTAGTTCCCAGGATAGCACTGGCAATAACGATATCTTCGTGCGGCGGAGCATGGACAACGGCGAGACGTTCGGCGCCGCGTCGATCATTACTCCGCCGCAGCTTGCAGGGGATGCCGCCCGCTTAGCGAGTTGGGGCGGCACGAGCTGGATCGTCGGCAGTCCAGATATCGTGCAGCGACAAGACGGCACGATCTATCTGTTCTATTTCCAGACCAGGAATGGAGGCGTCCAGGCCGTTGACCAGCGCCAATACGTATATCGCTACATGACCTCGAAGGACGATGGTCAGACTTGGTCCAAGCCGATCGACATTACGCCCACCACATATTTTGCCGGGAACCAAAACGTTGCCTCGATTACGTCGGTCAGTGACCCGAACCCGGGTATCGTGCGGCTTGGACTGACGTTTAAGACCTCAATCGGCTCGTTGCCCTACGCTCGCGCCTTGGTCACGATCACGGGTCTCGCCAACGATCCAATGGGTTTGAATGGCCACAGCTATTGGCTCAGCAAGGTCATCAGTAATAACACGGGCGGCGCCGCTGTCGTGGAACTCGCCGGAACGCCGGCGTGGCAGGACGGCACGACACTCAATCCTAGCTCGATCGTGACCCCGCAGAGTGTGTGGCTCGGCACCGTGGGAGGCGGCGAGCCGATTCTGCGGTCGAATCGAATCGTGATACCGTTGTATTATCGGTACGACACGGGCGGGTCGGGAGTCGAGCCATTTGTTGGCTGCATCTATTCCGACGACGGCGTTACCTTCTCGCAAGGAAAGCTTACGGACGAGACTCAAGCGGCCGTTTTCGGCGGCGGGGGACAGACAGCAGGGCTTCTTGAGCCCCACTTCACCGAACTGACGGCCGACAATCATCTTTATATCTCGTGCAACACGAAGGGGAGCTTTCATGGGCACATGACTTCGACCAACGGAGGACAAACCTGGACTGCCGGCCTCGACGACGGCACGAATGGCTCGACAATGTTGAAAGCTGCTTCCACGCCAGCCCAAGTCGTCGCGCTTGGTGGCGGCGTGTATGTGATGGTCATGCCCAACAACGCGAACCGAGTGCGGCTAACCGCCTTTCTAAGTACCGACGAATGCGTCACATGGTCGAAGGAGATCCCGCTCTTCACCGGAACGGCATGGTATAGCGATCTGTGCCTGGCTGGCGGGAACATCCTTTGCGCCTACGAGCGTGGTCACACCGACACGGATTTTAATTGGCAAGGAATTCCCGGCGCCACGATTGGACAAATCGGACTCGTGAGATTCAACCTCGCCGCCCTGATGGCCGGAATCACCGAGCAAGTGGTTTACGACTTCAATGAGTTGCCGGCGGGCGAAAATGCCTGGTCAGGGTCCGCTTCGATCGTCGACTACGGGACTGGAGACCACCGCGCGACGACGACGGGGAAGCCGATCTATACCGCCGCGCCGCTCGGCAACGGTCAGTCGGCCCTCACGTTCCATAACGGCGATTACCTGCTCCTGGCAAATCAAGTCGATCCCACGTTCGACCCGGATTACCTGACGACGGACAGCGGCGATGTCACGTTCGAGTTCGACTACACGATTGCCAGTCATGGTTACGGCGTTCTTCTCGGCGGAAACTCGGGAGTTGGGACGGGCACGAAAGGCATCGTCGTCGTCGTCAACCCGAACGGCACCGTATCGATGACGGTCGACGATGGCACGCACCATGCCGCGATTACCTCGACCATCGACGCCACGAACGACGGCGTCTATCATCGCGTCGTTTGTCAGCGGGACACCGCGACTGGCAGACTTCGGATGTGGACGTACCGCAGCGACGGTTCGCTCACTGAAACCGTGACGTCCGTCGTCGATCCTACGACAGTCGCTCCCGATTCGCTCTTGAATTCCACCGACCCGGTGTACCTTTGCCGCTACGGCAACACGACGGCGGGCAGCATGACCCAGAACATTACGTTCGACCTGTTCCGGTATACCAAGAAAGCGTTGGCGATTGGCAACTTCGCTCCGATTCCCTCGGTCGCTCCCGCTCCCGAGCAATTCCCGGCCCCCGGAGCCACTACGCCCGACACCGTTGCGCCGTCAAATCTAAAGCTGTGGTTGCTCGACTCGCGTGGCGGCTATAGCGTGCGGACGAATCGCGGTTCCAGCCCTACGCCGACGAGCGCCCCGATCGGCTATGGGGCGGATTATTTGCTCGACGGTTCGGGACATGGATACTTCACGTCCTACGCCGCGATTCCCTTCTGGCGCGGCGTGGACCCCAGCGTCGGCGACTACTGGACTGTACCCGGCTCGCTTGTGCCGACGAGCCTCGACAACGGCACAATTGGTCAGTTCGATTTCATCTCGCGATTCTCGTCGGCTTGGACCATTGCCGGAATGTTCCGCTTCCCATCGGCAAACATCGCGACTGGGCAAATCGTTCTTAGTAACATCGATGGCAGTGGCCGCGGGTTTACGCTCGGCACTTCATATGTCGGGACCAGGCGCTTTTTTCTTAACGTTGGAAACGAACGCGGCAGCTTCGTCAGTCAGGTTACGTACACAATTGGAAACGGGCAATATTCCGCCGACACATGGTATTATTTTGCAATTGAGTTCAACGGCAACGGCGGGACCGGCAATAATGGCTCGCAAGGGTTATCGGCGTACTTAATTCCGCTGACCGGTGGCCCGCTGGCACTTTCGGATGTGACGGGGAATAAGAGCGCGAATTTGGCCAGCGGGGTAATCACGGGCAATACGACCGCGGCGGCCATCGGCAGCACTGCCGCGTTAACGATTGCCGGCGGCGCTAATTCCGAGTCGCTAGTATCCAACCTCTGCGTCTGGAATACGGCGCTGACTGACGCGAATATTCTTGCTTTGGCAAACAACACTGCTGGGAAGCTCACGGCAACTATCGACGGCTCTGGGACTTTGGTGCTGACCGGTCCCGACTCACCGATGGCCGGTGGCAGCGGTGGCCTAAACATCCTAAATACAAGCAGCGCGGCGGCCGGCCTATTAGTCTCCGGCACGAATCAAATCGTCGGCGGAGTCGACGGCACCGGAAACCTGGTCGTCAGCGCCGGCGGCAGCCTGACAGCCAACCATATTATTCAAGGCGCGTTGGTGATAGGCGGCACTGCCGCGAACTCGGCTAGGGTGACGATCGCCGCGTCCGATACGTCGGGCAATCCCTTGGTCGCCGCGACGACCGTTTCCGCGGATCCCGTCAATGGCGGAGCAACCGCTTTCGCGCCGCCATCCATTCCATTGCTCTATCAATCAATGGTAGACGGGATGGGGGCAACCGCTCGCTTGACTGACACTGAAACCAGCGGGCCAAGTGCGGGAACGCTCGGCTCGCAGGCCGATCATGGAGCCGCAGGAATTGCTCTTGCCTATGCCCCCGTCGAAGAAATGATCGGCCAGTATCCAACACCCAAGCCGGATTTCTCGCCGAGCGGTCCGGCGCCGAACTCGGGACCGCTCGTCAGTCCATTGTCGAACGCGATATTCTCGGTCCACCGCGAAAGCGCGGGTTTCTTCGTAGCCGACGATGCGGGAACTTCGCGGTCGCTCGGGTACGCAGCGGCGCTCGATACAATCCTGGCCGAAACCGACTCTTGGCTAACGGCCGATGATTCGGCCTTGGGTTTGTTGGCCGAGGCCATGCGTCGGAGGCAGTTCGCACTTCATCCGTTTGACATTCGGAGCGACCGTCGCTAG
- a CDS encoding protein kinase: MAAKLTCPQGHYWAAEAAGVAGDGSTIVAHCCPICGEAAVANGEMPSLVHDASARAPDVNSPLNTLDQNRSPLPTEIFDGAAQKETEWARRAGSTAIGPSAAAAEPPPYEILGELGRGGMGVVYKVRQRSLGRIVALKTVMTGTDSDAELLTRFHAEARAVAALQHPNIVQIHEVGQWNGRPYLLLEFMPGGSLADTLRSDPLPAREAARIVEILARAIHFAHGRGIVHRDLKPANVLLSEEGTPKITDFGLAKQLQVPGQTQTGAILGTPSYMAPEQAGGVMKTVGPPCDVYSLGAILYELVTCRPPFRGQDAVATILQVLADDPISPRLMFPSIPRDLETIILKCLEKSPRRRYESAAALADDLARFLDGRPIVARPSRPWQRVAKWARRRPSVAALVGVVILATVAIISFGAWKNAQLSESFERTDRARQRAEANFSKALIASETRLNRAGEDYRLQLQDELDFYRDIYSQEGNDPEVRFEKALARKQAGNIWIKLHRFDEARSCLETSLQLLNQLVAEAPDSLKYGRELAAAHASNGNLEEAAGNEEVSEAEFRKSLDLFKQLGQKAPDDALLRSAQGNLWNNLALLESRQKRFDEAEASFRRAIDIRLQLAEQSEGEAHWIDDGWHDLAITYANISSLYLRTNRPQDAVNMLVKSQSIYDKLPRFRADQSFREGQAMTSMTLAAAYRDLKRFEESQAAYSHALASYRKLTEDYLEVPAFSQRVAEVEASLGLLSALAGHPAAESIEHYQAAIRGFERLATYYPKAPEYSLAVVANLYNLRLLHLDSKRSEAAQQDWERISETLKHAVAVGNLSVSNVTEEPSLVLLRADAAFAPLLRELNR, translated from the coding sequence ATGGCCGCCAAATTGACTTGTCCGCAAGGTCACTATTGGGCCGCCGAAGCCGCGGGCGTTGCCGGTGACGGATCGACCATCGTCGCACACTGCTGTCCGATTTGCGGCGAGGCGGCGGTCGCCAACGGCGAGATGCCGTCGCTTGTCCACGATGCCTCCGCTAGGGCGCCGGATGTCAATTCGCCTCTTAACACGCTCGATCAAAACCGTTCGCCGCTGCCGACGGAGATCTTTGACGGCGCGGCGCAGAAGGAGACCGAATGGGCGCGCCGCGCCGGTTCGACCGCTATCGGCCCAAGCGCCGCCGCTGCCGAGCCGCCGCCCTACGAGATTCTCGGCGAACTCGGCCGTGGCGGAATGGGCGTGGTCTATAAGGTCCGCCAAAGGAGTCTGGGGCGAATCGTCGCGCTGAAGACGGTCATGACCGGAACCGATTCCGACGCCGAACTCTTGACCCGCTTTCATGCCGAGGCGCGAGCGGTGGCTGCGCTCCAACACCCGAACATCGTCCAGATTCACGAGGTCGGGCAATGGAACGGGCGGCCGTATCTGCTTCTGGAATTCATGCCGGGCGGCAGCCTGGCCGACACGTTGCGATCGGATCCGTTGCCGGCGCGCGAGGCCGCTCGGATTGTCGAGATACTGGCCCGAGCGATCCATTTCGCGCACGGCCGCGGGATCGTTCATCGCGATCTCAAGCCAGCCAACGTACTCTTGAGTGAAGAGGGGACGCCAAAGATCACCGACTTTGGCCTCGCCAAACAGCTCCAAGTTCCCGGCCAGACGCAAACCGGCGCAATCCTGGGCACCCCGAGCTACATGGCGCCCGAGCAAGCCGGAGGGGTGATGAAGACCGTCGGGCCGCCCTGCGACGTGTACTCACTCGGGGCGATTCTTTATGAACTAGTGACGTGCCGGCCGCCGTTTCGAGGTCAAGACGCTGTCGCGACGATCTTGCAGGTGCTCGCCGACGATCCGATTTCGCCGCGACTAATGTTTCCGTCAATTCCGCGCGATCTGGAAACAATCATCTTGAAGTGTCTGGAAAAGTCGCCGCGAAGGCGCTACGAATCCGCCGCGGCGCTCGCTGATGACTTGGCCCGGTTCCTCGATGGCCGGCCGATCGTTGCCAGGCCATCGCGGCCATGGCAGCGCGTGGCAAAATGGGCGCGGCGCCGGCCTTCGGTAGCTGCGCTCGTCGGCGTCGTGATTTTGGCAACCGTCGCGATCATCTCGTTCGGAGCGTGGAAGAACGCCCAGCTCAGCGAGTCGTTCGAACGCACCGATCGGGCGCGGCAGCGGGCCGAGGCGAATTTCTCCAAGGCCCTCATCGCCAGCGAAACGCGGCTCAATCGGGCCGGCGAGGATTACCGCTTGCAACTTCAAGACGAACTCGATTTCTATAGAGACATCTATAGCCAAGAGGGAAACGACCCGGAAGTCCGCTTCGAGAAGGCGCTGGCCCGCAAGCAGGCTGGGAACATCTGGATCAAGCTGCATCGCTTCGACGAGGCGCGATCGTGCCTCGAAACGTCGCTCCAACTGCTCAATCAATTGGTGGCCGAGGCGCCCGATTCACTTAAATACGGCCGTGAACTGGCCGCCGCGCATGCGAGCAACGGAAATCTTGAGGAAGCCGCGGGAAACGAAGAAGTGTCTGAAGCGGAATTCCGCAAGTCGCTCGATCTCTTCAAGCAACTCGGCCAAAAGGCACCCGACGACGCGCTCTTGCGCTCGGCCCAGGGAAATCTGTGGAACAATCTGGCTCTGCTCGAATCCCGGCAGAAACGGTTCGACGAGGCGGAGGCCAGCTTTCGCCGCGCGATCGACATTCGCCTTCAATTGGCGGAGCAATCCGAGGGTGAAGCCCATTGGATCGACGATGGTTGGCATGACCTGGCGATCACCTATGCCAATATCAGCTCGCTGTATCTCCGCACGAATCGGCCGCAAGATGCTGTCAACATGCTGGTCAAATCACAGTCAATCTATGATAAACTTCCGCGGTTTAGGGCCGACCAGAGTTTCCGCGAGGGCCAAGCAATGACTTCCATGACGCTGGCCGCCGCCTATCGCGATCTAAAGCGATTCGAGGAGTCGCAAGCTGCGTATTCCCACGCGCTCGCGAGCTATAGGAAATTGACCGAAGACTACCTCGAAGTGCCCGCCTTTTCTCAGAGAGTGGCCGAGGTCGAGGCCAGTCTCGGTCTGCTCTCGGCGCTCGCCGGCCATCCGGCCGCCGAGTCGATCGAACATTATCAAGCGGCAATTCGTGGTTTCGAAAGGCTCGCGACCTACTATCCGAAAGCGCCCGAATACTCGTTGGCGGTCGTCGCCAACCTGTACAACCTTCGGCTTCTGCACCTTGATTCGAAACGGTCCGAGGCGGCGCAGCAGGATTGGGAGCGGATTTCCGAGACGCTCAAGCACGCCGTCGCGGTCGGCAATTTATCCGTGAGCAACGTCACCGAAGAACCGAGCCTCGTGCTGCTGCGGGCCGACGCGGCATTTGCGCCACTGTTAAGGGAGCTTAACCGATGA
- a CDS encoding alpha-1,4-glucan--maltose-1-phosphate maltosyltransferase: protein MTHDNEWGRHRVAIEAVTPLVDCGRFPIKRIQGDRIAVEADLFADGHEEIRGVLLWRHEKSADWSQAELGLFFNDRWRASFDVREIGRYHYTIRGWVDRFQTWRHDLAKRVAAGADAKVDLLIGAQLVAESAERARGPDAARLKEFAATLSGAKSPEERAQIADSPVLVGLMDRYPDLQFATTLDPPLTVTVDRERARFSAWYEMFPRSTSPTPGGHGTFADCEARLPYVAEMGFNVLYFPPIHPIGAAFRKGKNNSPTALASDVGSPWAIGAADGGHKGVLRELGTLADFHSLVAAAASRGIEIALDIAYQCSPDHPYVAAHPEWFRKRPDGTIQYAENPPKKYQDIYPFDFETPAWRPLWDELKSVVSFWAEQGVRIFRVDNPHTKPFAFWEWMIDDLKRQDPDLIFLSEAFTRPKVMYRLAKLGFTQSYTYFTWRNTKQELTEYLEEITRPAMRDFFRPNLWTNTPDILSEYLQSGQRAAFIARLVLAATLAANFGVYGPPFELCVATARESQSEEYLGSEKYEIPHWQLDRPESLRDVIARVNRARRENRALQSDANLEFHPVESDQLICYSKRTDDGANVVVAVVNLDPYHAHSGNVQLPLAQLGVREDKPYQMEDLLSGTRYTWQGNRGWVDLAPQPMPAHLFRLRRWVRTDGTFEVFDEQ from the coding sequence ATGACGCACGACAACGAGTGGGGCAGGCACCGAGTGGCGATCGAGGCGGTCACTCCGCTGGTGGATTGCGGCCGGTTTCCGATCAAGCGAATTCAAGGAGACCGGATCGCGGTCGAGGCCGATCTGTTTGCCGACGGTCACGAGGAAATCCGCGGCGTTCTGCTGTGGCGCCACGAAAAGAGCGCCGATTGGTCGCAGGCTGAGTTGGGGTTGTTCTTCAACGACCGTTGGCGAGCCTCATTCGACGTTCGCGAAATCGGCCGCTACCATTACACGATTCGCGGCTGGGTCGATCGGTTCCAAACCTGGCGGCACGATTTGGCGAAGCGCGTCGCGGCCGGTGCCGATGCGAAGGTCGATCTGTTGATCGGCGCTCAATTGGTGGCGGAAAGCGCTGAGCGGGCGAGGGGGCCGGATGCCGCGCGGCTGAAGGAATTTGCCGCGACATTATCGGGGGCAAAAAGTCCGGAGGAGCGAGCGCAGATTGCCGACAGTCCGGTGCTCGTCGGCCTGATGGACCGTTATCCTGATTTGCAATTCGCCACGACGCTTGATCCGCCACTGACAGTGACCGTTGATCGCGAGCGGGCGCGGTTCAGCGCGTGGTACGAAATGTTTCCGCGCTCGACCAGCCCGACCCCTGGCGGCCACGGCACGTTCGCCGACTGCGAGGCTCGACTGCCATACGTGGCCGAAATGGGCTTCAACGTTCTCTATTTCCCGCCGATCCACCCGATCGGGGCAGCGTTTCGCAAGGGGAAAAACAACTCACCGACCGCACTGGCGTCGGACGTTGGCAGCCCGTGGGCAATCGGCGCGGCCGATGGCGGCCACAAAGGCGTGCTGCGGGAACTCGGCACGCTCGCGGATTTCCATTCGCTCGTGGCCGCGGCCGCCTCGCGGGGGATCGAGATCGCGCTGGACATCGCCTATCAATGTTCGCCCGATCACCCGTACGTCGCCGCGCATCCCGAATGGTTTCGCAAACGGCCGGATGGCACGATCCAGTATGCCGAGAATCCGCCCAAGAAATATCAGGACATCTATCCCTTCGATTTCGAAACGCCGGCTTGGCGGCCGCTTTGGGACGAATTGAAGAGCGTCGTATCCTTCTGGGCCGAGCAAGGAGTGCGGATCTTCCGCGTCGATAATCCGCATACCAAGCCGTTCGCTTTTTGGGAATGGATGATCGATGATCTCAAGCGACAGGATCCCGATCTGATCTTTCTTTCCGAGGCGTTCACGCGGCCGAAGGTGATGTACCGCCTGGCGAAGCTCGGCTTCACGCAGTCGTACACCTATTTCACTTGGCGAAATACGAAGCAGGAGTTGACTGAGTATCTCGAGGAGATCACGCGGCCGGCGATGCGCGATTTCTTTCGGCCGAATCTCTGGACGAACACACCAGACATCTTGTCGGAGTATTTGCAGAGCGGGCAACGGGCCGCGTTCATCGCGCGTCTAGTGCTGGCGGCGACGCTGGCGGCAAACTTCGGCGTGTATGGCCCGCCGTTCGAACTGTGCGTCGCGACGGCCCGTGAGTCGCAAAGCGAGGAGTATCTTGGCTCGGAGAAATATGAGATTCCGCATTGGCAGCTCGATCGGCCGGAGAGCTTGCGGGACGTGATCGCCCGGGTCAACCGCGCTCGCCGCGAGAACCGGGCCTTGCAGAGCGATGCCAATTTGGAGTTCCATCCGGTCGAAAGCGATCAGCTCATCTGCTACAGCAAACGGACCGACGACGGCGCCAATGTGGTGGTCGCGGTCGTCAATCTCGATCCTTACCACGCGCACTCGGGTAATGTGCAATTGCCGCTAGCGCAACTGGGGGTCCGCGAGGACAAGCCGTATCAGATGGAAGACCTGCTCAGCGGCACGCGCTATACTTGGCAGGGGAATCGCGGCTGGGTCGATCTGGCGCCGCAGCCGATGCCGGCCCATTTGTTTCGTCTTCGCCGCTGGGTTCGCACGGACGGGACCTTCGAAGTTTTCGATGAGCAATGA